Part of the Halalkalibacter krulwichiae genome is shown below.
GCTCTTACATCGCGATAAAAACGTTGAAGTGCATGCTCCTTAAACAAGCTTTGTGCTCCAACAACTCGCATCGCCCGATCGACAATTTGAACGGCTGCATTGACGATTTGATACTTAGCAGCACCTAGTTCTGCTTGCATTAACATTCTATCTTCATCGGTACTTCTATCCCATTTTTCGGCGACACCATAAAGAAAATAGCGTGACTGAATTAAATCGGCTTCATTTTCTCCAATTTTCATTTGAACAGTTGGGAGATCTTTAATCGGAGAATTTAAGCTATTTGGGGCATAGGAATTAGCGAAATCGATCGCAAAATTCTGAGCTGCTTGGGCAATTCCTAAATAGCAAGCTGGAATATGTAATAGCCAACCAGCTGGACGTTTGCTTCCAGGTTGAATCATTTCTAAGAAATATTCATTTGGAAGTGTAACTTGATTTAAATGTAAATCATGACTAGCTGTTCCTCTCATAGCGATTGTATTCCAAGTTTCTATAATTTCAACACCAGTTTGAGATTTTGGAATAAGGAAGTTGCCAACTTGTTCATCTTCTAAAGTTGCTGAAACGATAAAATAATCAAGTGCTGGTGCCATTGAGGTGAAACTTTTTCGGCCCGTAATGATCCAATAATCATTCTTTTTCAGAGCGCGTGTAGTAGGCTTTCCTCCACGTGTAGGACTGCCTGTTTCGGGTTCTGAAGCAGCAGCGTTGATAAGAGAATGGTTAGTAACGATTTTTTTAAGAATCCTTTCTCTAATGTGATGAGGCCAATTTGAGCGTTCGCCAATTTGAGTAGTAAGTCCCATATGCCAGCCAATTGAGAGTGCTGTAGAGCCGTCAGCTTCTGCAATAATTTCTTGAAGTGGCAACCATTCTGAAATTGAGAGACCTTGTCCACCGTAGCTCTTAGGGACCGCAAGGGAGGTATAGCCTATTTGTTTTAAATCTTCAATGTTTTCCACTGGAAATGAATTTTCTTCATCGTGCTTTTGAGCACGTTCTGCAAAAGCAGATGCTACTTGTTTAACGATCTTTCTTCTTTCTTCTTGCGTGTTACATTTATGAAGATGCATCATATTCTCCTCCGATCTTTCTTTTATAAAAGTTTATCATAAAGAGGATAAAAGGAAGAATGATCAGCTTTTTTACTTGTTCACGGTCTAATAAAGACAGCGGTCCCATTTGGTACAATTTGAGCTAATTCTTCAACATCTTCGTTAAACATTCGGATACAACCAAGAGAAACGTAGTGACCAATAGAAGCAGGATCATTAGTACCGTGAATGCCATAGGACTTTTTTGATAAACTTAACCACATCGTTCCAAATGGGCCACCGGGATTTGGCGCTCTATTCACGATAATAAAGTCACCTACAGGGGTTTCGTGGAGCATACGGCCCACTCCGACAGGATAAACTTTTAAAATGGTATCCAGGTCCATTAGAGTAAGTGTTCGGTTATTAAGAGAAATATGGATTGTATAGGGAATGGTATCTGGAGAAGGAAGTCCAGGTATTCTAA
Proteins encoded:
- a CDS encoding acyl-CoA dehydrogenase family protein, which gives rise to MMHLHKCNTQEERRKIVKQVASAFAERAQKHDEENSFPVENIEDLKQIGYTSLAVPKSYGGQGLSISEWLPLQEIIAEADGSTALSIGWHMGLTTQIGERSNWPHHIRERILKKIVTNHSLINAAASEPETGSPTRGGKPTTRALKKNDYWIITGRKSFTSMAPALDYFIVSATLEDEQVGNFLIPKSQTGVEIIETWNTIAMRGTASHDLHLNQVTLPNEYFLEMIQPGSKRPAGWLLHIPACYLGIAQAAQNFAIDFANSYAPNSLNSPIKDLPTVQMKIGENEADLIQSRYFLYGVAEKWDRSTDEDRMLMQAELGAAKYQIVNAAVQIVDRAMRVVGAQSLFKEHALQRFYRDVRAGLHNPPMDDRTLTTLGINALKE
- a CDS encoding L,D-transpeptidase family protein → MIHTVRMGETLFSISEDYRVLLSALIAANPGIDPNMIIVGQRIRIPGLPSPDTIPYTIHISLNNRTLTLMDLDTILKVYPVGVGRMLHETPVGDFIIVNRAPNPGGPFGTMWLSLSKKSYGIHGTNDPASIGHYVSLGCIRMFNEDVEELAQIVPNGTAVFIRP